One Micromonospora eburnea genomic region harbors:
- a CDS encoding fumarate reductase/succinate dehydrogenase flavoprotein subunit: MDLYTEGDPIADTKAPDGPVETRWERRRFEAKLVNPANRRKLTVIVVGTGLAGGSAAATLAEQGYHVKSYCYQDSPRRAHSIAAQGGINAAKNYRNDGDSVHRLFYDTVKGGDFRSRESNVHRLAEVSVNIIDQCVAQGVPFAREYGGLLDTRSFGGAQVQRTFYARGQTGQQLLLGAYQALERQIGLGNVEMNARHEMLELVVVDGRARGIVVRDLVTGEITTEMADAVVLASGGYGNVFYLSTNAKGCNVTASWRAHRKGAYFANPCYTQIHPTCIPVSGDHQSKLTLMSESLRNDGRVWVPKAKGDNRAPRDIPEDDRDYYLERIYPSFGNLVPRDIASRAAKNVCDEGRGVGPTGLGVYLDFADAIKRLGRKAIEAKYGNLFEMYERITGEDPYEVPMRIYPAVHYTMGGLWVDYDLQSSIPGLFVIGEANFSDHGANRLGASALMQGLADGYFVLPNTLPNYLANAGSFGKVDASHPEAVAARAAVEERLQKLLSINGDRTVDSFHRELGQIMWEHCGMERSEAGLRKAIDEIRDLREQFWQRVRVPGDGEGLNQSLEKAGRVADFFELAELMCIDALHREESCGGHFRAEHQTPDGEAQRDDDRFAYVAAWEYTGTGQPVLHKEDLQFEYVHPTQRSYK, encoded by the coding sequence ATGGATCTCTACACCGAAGGCGACCCGATCGCCGACACCAAGGCCCCGGACGGCCCCGTCGAGACCCGGTGGGAGCGGCGCCGCTTCGAGGCGAAGCTGGTCAACCCGGCCAACCGCCGGAAGCTGACCGTGATCGTGGTGGGCACCGGTCTGGCCGGCGGCTCCGCCGCGGCCACCCTGGCCGAGCAGGGTTACCACGTCAAGTCCTACTGCTACCAGGACAGCCCGCGCCGGGCCCACTCGATCGCCGCCCAGGGCGGCATCAACGCCGCGAAGAACTACCGCAACGACGGCGACTCGGTGCACCGGCTCTTCTACGACACCGTCAAGGGCGGCGACTTCCGCTCCCGGGAGTCGAACGTGCACCGGCTGGCCGAGGTGTCGGTCAACATCATCGACCAGTGCGTCGCCCAGGGCGTCCCGTTCGCCCGGGAGTACGGCGGCCTGCTGGACACCCGCTCGTTCGGCGGCGCGCAGGTGCAGCGCACCTTCTACGCCCGGGGCCAGACGGGTCAGCAGCTGCTGCTCGGCGCGTACCAGGCACTCGAACGGCAGATCGGCCTGGGCAACGTGGAGATGAACGCCCGCCACGAGATGCTGGAGCTGGTCGTCGTCGACGGCCGGGCGCGCGGCATCGTGGTGCGGGACCTGGTCACCGGTGAGATCACCACCGAGATGGCCGACGCGGTCGTGCTCGCCTCCGGCGGCTACGGCAACGTCTTCTACCTCTCCACCAACGCCAAGGGCTGCAACGTCACCGCCTCGTGGCGGGCGCACCGCAAGGGCGCGTACTTCGCCAACCCCTGCTACACCCAGATCCACCCGACCTGCATCCCGGTCTCCGGCGACCACCAGTCGAAGCTGACCCTGATGAGCGAGTCGCTGCGCAACGACGGCCGGGTGTGGGTGCCGAAGGCCAAGGGCGACAACCGCGCTCCCCGGGACATCCCCGAGGACGACCGGGACTACTACCTGGAGCGGATCTACCCCTCCTTCGGCAACCTGGTCCCCCGCGACATCGCCTCCCGTGCCGCGAAGAACGTCTGCGACGAGGGGCGCGGCGTCGGCCCGACCGGGCTCGGCGTCTACCTGGACTTCGCCGACGCCATCAAGCGGCTCGGCCGCAAGGCCATCGAGGCGAAGTACGGCAACCTCTTCGAGATGTACGAGCGGATCACCGGCGAGGACCCGTACGAGGTCCCGATGCGGATCTACCCCGCCGTGCACTACACGATGGGTGGCCTCTGGGTCGACTACGACCTCCAGTCGAGCATCCCGGGCCTGTTCGTGATCGGCGAGGCCAACTTCTCCGACCACGGCGCGAACCGCCTCGGCGCCTCGGCGCTGATGCAGGGCCTGGCCGACGGCTACTTCGTGCTGCCGAACACGCTGCCCAACTACCTGGCGAACGCCGGTTCGTTCGGGAAGGTCGACGCCAGCCACCCGGAGGCGGTGGCGGCCCGCGCGGCCGTCGAGGAGCGGCTCCAGAAGCTGCTCTCCATCAACGGCGACCGGACGGTGGACTCGTTCCACCGGGAGCTGGGCCAGATCATGTGGGAGCACTGCGGCATGGAGCGCTCCGAGGCCGGGCTGCGCAAGGCGATCGACGAGATCCGCGACCTGCGCGAGCAGTTCTGGCAGCGGGTCCGCGTCCCGGGCGACGGCGAGGGGCTCAACCAGTCGCTGGAGAAGGCCGGCCGGGTGGCCGACTTCTTCGAGCTGGCCGAGCTCATGTGCATCGACGCCCTGCACCGCGAGGAGTCCTGCGGCGGCCACTTCCGGGCCGAGCACCAGACCCCCGACGGTGAGGCGCAGCGCGACGACGACCGGTTCGCCTACGTGGCGGCCTGGGAGTACACCGGCACCGGTCAGCCCGTGCTGCACAAGGAAGACCTGCAGTTCGAATACGTCCACCCCACGCAGCGGAGCTACAAGTGA
- a CDS encoding LysR family transcriptional regulator, whose product MKVQLHQLRYFVAVAEVRHFTQAAELVGITQPSLSKQIHALETGLGAPLFERVRGNIALTAAGEVLLPLAKRILADVDTATREVQELVGLRRGRVRLGATPSLATSLAPQVLRRFRDAHPAVDLRVEEGGSQDLVRDLLRGDLDLALIIMPAAGTDPGLRADPILRESLVVASVDPLPAASVNGEVRITDLREQPLVMFREGYDLRDATLQACREAGFEPTLSVDGGEMDAVLSFVEAGLGVALVPGIAVARRPGIRVTRLARPGVGRTIAVARRRDVVPTHAGRELRRILLEYVHDATVGNELPPGVEPLP is encoded by the coding sequence ATGAAGGTGCAGCTTCATCAGCTCCGATACTTCGTTGCGGTCGCAGAAGTACGACATTTCACCCAAGCGGCCGAGCTCGTGGGCATTACCCAGCCCTCTTTGAGTAAGCAAATTCACGCCCTGGAGACCGGCCTCGGGGCCCCGTTGTTCGAGCGGGTAAGGGGCAACATCGCCCTCACCGCGGCGGGGGAGGTGCTGCTGCCGCTGGCCAAGCGGATCCTCGCCGACGTCGACACCGCCACCCGGGAGGTGCAGGAGTTGGTGGGGCTGCGCCGCGGCCGGGTCCGCCTCGGCGCCACGCCCAGCCTGGCCACCTCGCTCGCGCCGCAGGTGCTGCGCCGGTTCCGCGACGCCCATCCCGCCGTCGACCTGCGCGTCGAGGAGGGCGGCTCCCAGGACCTGGTACGCGACCTGCTCCGCGGCGACCTCGACCTGGCGCTGATCATCATGCCCGCGGCCGGCACCGACCCGGGGCTGCGCGCCGACCCGATCCTGCGGGAGAGCCTGGTGGTGGCCTCCGTGGACCCGCTGCCGGCCGCCTCCGTCAACGGCGAGGTGCGCATCACCGATCTGCGCGAGCAGCCTCTCGTGATGTTCCGCGAGGGCTACGACCTGCGCGACGCCACCCTCCAGGCGTGCCGGGAGGCCGGCTTCGAGCCGACCCTCTCGGTGGATGGCGGGGAGATGGACGCGGTGCTCAGCTTCGTCGAGGCGGGGCTCGGCGTCGCGCTGGTGCCGGGCATCGCGGTGGCCCGCCGGCCCGGCATCCGGGTCACCCGGCTCGCCCGGCCCGGCGTGGGCCGGACCATCGCGGTGGCCCGCCGCCGGGACGTGGTGCCCACCCACGCTGGCCGCGAGCTGCGCCGCATCCTCCTGGAGTACGTCCACGACGCCACCGTCGGCAACGAACTCCCGCCCGGGGTCGAGCCGCTGCCGTAG
- a CDS encoding Tex family protein, with protein sequence MQDGTHPRRRIKIVTQSVHQRIAEELGVAERQVRAAVELLDGGATVPFIARYRKEATGLLDDAQLRTLEERLRYLRELDERRAAVLESIRSQGKLDEALEAQIMAADSKSRLEDIYLPYKPKRRTRAQIAREAGLEPLADALLADPTQDPKTAAAGYVDADKGVADPAAALEGARAILIERFAEDADLIGTLREQMWSRGRLVSRVRDGQESAGAKFADYFDFAEPYPKLPSHRILAMFRGEKEGVLDLTMDPEAEGDSDAAVTGPTRYEAAIAGRFGISDQGRPADRWLADTVRWSWRTRILIHLGADLRMRLWQAAEEEAVRVFATNLRDLLLAAPAGTRATMGLDPGLRTGVKVAVVDATGKVVATHTIYPHEPRRQWDASIDVLAKLAAAHQVELIAIGNGTASRETDKLAGDLIKRHPELKLTKVVVSEAGASVYSASAYASQELPGLDVSLRGAVSIARRLQDPLAELVKIDPRSIGVGQYQHDLSEVKLSRSLDAVVEDCVNAVGVDVNTASAPLLTRVSGIGAGLAENIVLHRDANGPFRTRADLKKVARLGPKAFEQCAGFLRIPGGDDPLDSSSVHPEAYPVVRRILAHTGQDLRALIGQSRILRGLRATDFVDETFGLPTVADILAELEKPGRDPRPEFRTATFVEGVETIGDLTPGMVLEGVVTNVAAFGAFVDVGVHQDGLVHVSAMSHTFVKDPRDVVKSGDVVRVRVLDVDVPRKRISLTLRLDDEAPAGGGRPTGDGGRRERGARGGQAGGPRDGQGGGRGDRAGSRGGPQQRQGRGGGAAPVNSEMAEALRRAGLA encoded by the coding sequence ATGCAGGACGGAACCCACCCGAGAAGGCGGATCAAGATCGTGACCCAGTCTGTTCATCAGCGGATCGCCGAGGAACTCGGCGTCGCCGAACGTCAGGTGCGGGCGGCCGTGGAGCTGCTCGACGGCGGCGCCACCGTGCCGTTCATCGCCCGCTACCGCAAGGAGGCCACCGGCCTGCTCGACGACGCGCAGCTGCGCACCCTGGAGGAGCGGCTGCGCTACCTGCGCGAACTGGACGAGCGGCGCGCCGCGGTGCTGGAGTCGATCCGGTCCCAGGGCAAGCTCGACGAGGCCCTCGAAGCGCAGATCATGGCCGCCGACTCGAAGTCCCGGCTGGAGGACATCTACCTGCCGTACAAGCCGAAGCGGCGTACCCGGGCACAGATCGCCCGCGAGGCCGGGCTGGAGCCGCTGGCGGACGCGCTGCTCGCCGACCCGACGCAGGACCCGAAGACGGCCGCCGCCGGCTACGTGGACGCGGACAAGGGCGTCGCCGACCCGGCCGCCGCGCTGGAGGGCGCCCGGGCCATCCTCATCGAGCGCTTCGCCGAGGACGCCGACCTGATCGGCACGCTCCGGGAGCAGATGTGGTCGCGGGGCCGCCTGGTCTCCCGGGTACGCGACGGCCAGGAGAGCGCCGGCGCCAAGTTCGCCGACTACTTCGACTTCGCCGAGCCGTACCCGAAGCTGCCCTCGCACCGGATCCTCGCCATGTTCCGGGGCGAGAAGGAGGGCGTACTCGACCTGACCATGGACCCGGAGGCGGAGGGCGACTCCGACGCGGCGGTCACCGGCCCGACCCGGTACGAGGCGGCCATCGCCGGCCGGTTCGGCATCAGCGACCAGGGGCGCCCCGCCGACCGGTGGCTGGCCGACACGGTGCGCTGGTCCTGGCGTACCCGGATCCTCATCCACCTCGGCGCGGACCTGCGGATGCGACTCTGGCAGGCCGCGGAGGAGGAGGCCGTCCGGGTCTTCGCCACCAACCTGCGCGACCTGCTGCTCGCCGCGCCCGCCGGCACCCGCGCCACCATGGGGCTGGACCCGGGCCTGCGCACCGGCGTGAAGGTGGCCGTGGTCGACGCCACCGGCAAGGTGGTCGCCACCCACACAATCTATCCGCACGAGCCGCGCCGGCAGTGGGACGCCTCGATCGACGTCCTGGCCAAGCTGGCCGCGGCGCACCAGGTCGAACTGATCGCCATCGGCAACGGCACCGCCAGCCGGGAGACAGACAAGCTGGCCGGCGACCTGATCAAGCGGCACCCGGAGTTGAAACTGACCAAGGTGGTGGTCTCCGAGGCCGGGGCGTCGGTCTACTCCGCCTCCGCGTACGCCTCGCAGGAGCTGCCCGGGCTGGACGTGTCGCTGCGCGGCGCGGTCTCCATCGCCCGCCGCCTCCAGGACCCGCTCGCCGAGCTGGTGAAGATCGACCCGCGCTCGATCGGCGTCGGGCAGTACCAGCACGACCTGTCCGAGGTGAAGCTGTCCCGGTCGCTGGACGCGGTGGTCGAGGACTGCGTCAACGCGGTCGGCGTCGACGTCAACACCGCCTCGGCTCCCCTACTCACCCGGGTCTCCGGCATCGGCGCGGGGCTGGCGGAGAACATCGTGCTGCACCGGGACGCCAACGGGCCGTTCCGGACCCGGGCCGACCTGAAGAAGGTGGCCCGCCTCGGCCCGAAGGCGTTCGAGCAGTGCGCCGGCTTCCTGCGTATCCCCGGCGGGGACGACCCGCTGGACTCCTCCAGCGTGCACCCCGAGGCGTACCCGGTGGTGCGGCGGATCCTCGCCCACACCGGGCAGGACCTGCGCGCGCTGATCGGGCAGAGCAGGATCCTGCGCGGGCTCAGGGCCACCGACTTCGTCGACGAGACCTTCGGCCTGCCCACGGTGGCCGACATCCTGGCCGAGCTGGAGAAGCCCGGCCGCGACCCGCGCCCCGAGTTCCGGACGGCGACCTTCGTCGAGGGGGTCGAGACGATCGGCGACCTGACGCCCGGCATGGTGCTGGAGGGCGTGGTCACCAACGTGGCCGCGTTCGGCGCGTTCGTCGACGTCGGCGTGCACCAGGACGGCCTGGTGCACGTCTCCGCGATGTCGCACACCTTCGTGAAGGACCCGCGTGACGTGGTGAAGTCCGGCGACGTGGTCCGGGTCCGGGTGCTGGACGTGGACGTACCTCGCAAGCGGATCTCGCTGACCCTGCGGCTGGACGACGAGGCGCCGGCCGGCGGCGGACGGCCGACGGGTGACGGTGGCCGACGGGAGCGGGGCGCTCGCGGTGGCCAGGCCGGCGGTCCGCGGGACGGCCAGGGCGGCGGGCGCGGGGACCGGGCGGGCTCCCGCGGCGGCCCGCAGCAGCGGCAGGGGCGCGGCGGCGGTGCCGCGCCCGTCAACAGCGAGATGGCCGAGGCGCTGCGCCGGGCCGGTCTGGCCTGA
- a CDS encoding succinate dehydrogenase/fumarate reductase iron-sulfur subunit — MNLTLRIWRQQGPEDKGRMVTYQVEDVSPDMSFLEMLDVLNERLILAGEEPIAFDHDCREGICGMCSLMINGEAHGPQRGTTACQLHMRQFSDGDTIDIEPWRARAFPVVKDLVVNRNAFDRIIAAGGYVTAPTGSAPEAHATPVAKANADAAFESAACIGCGACVAACPNGSGMLFTAAKITQLSLLPQGQPERYTRVIGMVDAHDEAGFGGCTNIGECAAACPKGIPLSNIGRLNRDYLKASALRAGTPGS; from the coding sequence GTGAATCTGACCCTGCGCATCTGGCGCCAGCAGGGCCCTGAGGACAAGGGTCGGATGGTGACCTACCAGGTCGAGGACGTGTCCCCGGACATGTCCTTCCTGGAGATGCTCGACGTGCTCAACGAGCGGCTGATCCTCGCCGGCGAGGAGCCGATCGCGTTCGACCACGACTGCCGCGAGGGCATCTGCGGCATGTGCAGCCTCATGATCAACGGCGAGGCACACGGCCCGCAGCGCGGCACCACCGCGTGCCAGCTGCACATGCGGCAGTTCTCCGACGGCGACACGATCGACATCGAGCCGTGGCGGGCCCGGGCCTTCCCGGTGGTGAAGGACCTGGTGGTCAACCGGAACGCCTTCGACCGGATCATCGCCGCCGGTGGGTACGTCACCGCGCCGACCGGCAGTGCCCCGGAGGCGCACGCCACCCCGGTGGCCAAGGCCAACGCGGACGCCGCCTTCGAGTCGGCGGCCTGCATCGGCTGCGGTGCCTGCGTGGCGGCCTGCCCGAACGGCTCCGGAATGCTGTTCACCGCCGCCAAGATCACCCAGCTCTCGCTGCTGCCCCAGGGCCAGCCCGAGCGGTACACCCGGGTGATCGGCATGGTGGACGCGCACGACGAGGCCGGTTTCGGCGGCTGCACCAACATCGGTGAGTGCGCGGCGGCCTGCCCGAAGGGCATCCCGCTGAGCAACATCGGCCGGCTCAACCGGGACTACCTCAAGGCGTCCGCCCTGCGCGCCGGCACCCCGGGCTCCTGA
- a CDS encoding succinate dehydrogenase cytochrome b subunit, translating into MTKTRSPIRSNIGLKAVMAVTGILLVLFLILHMLGNLKVFTGETSFDHYAHWLRDIGTPLLPSTWYLWIQRTVLVAAVLGHIGSATVLAMRSRAARPVAYAHRRKVHVNYAARTMRWGGVIILLFVIYHILDLTTGHLNPQGDPSNPYGNVVADFAPERWYVTLFYTLAVVTLGFHLRHGAASAFRSLGQQTPKGEQRARAAALVFAVVLCAGYLVVPFAVLTGLVA; encoded by the coding sequence ATCACGAAAACTCGGTCGCCCATCCGCTCCAACATCGGCCTCAAGGCCGTCATGGCGGTGACGGGCATCCTCCTGGTGCTGTTCCTGATCCTGCACATGCTCGGCAACCTGAAGGTGTTCACGGGCGAGACCTCGTTCGACCACTACGCGCACTGGCTGCGCGACATCGGTACGCCGCTGCTGCCGTCGACCTGGTACCTGTGGATCCAGCGCACGGTGCTGGTCGCGGCGGTGCTGGGCCACATCGGCTCCGCCACCGTCCTGGCGATGCGCTCCCGCGCCGCCCGCCCGGTGGCGTACGCGCACCGCCGCAAGGTGCACGTCAACTATGCGGCCCGCACGATGCGCTGGGGTGGGGTGATCATCCTGCTCTTCGTGATCTACCACATCCTGGACCTGACCACCGGTCACCTGAACCCGCAGGGCGACCCGAGCAACCCGTACGGCAACGTGGTCGCCGACTTCGCCCCGGAGCGCTGGTACGTCACGCTCTTCTACACGCTGGCCGTCGTCACGCTCGGTTTCCATTTGCGGCACGGCGCCGCCAGCGCGTTCCGCAGCCTCGGCCAGCAGACTCCGAAGGGCGAGCAGCGGGCCCGCGCCGCCGCCCTGGTCTTCGCCGTCGTGCTCTGCGCCGGCTACCTGGTGGTCCCGTTCGCCGTACTCACCGGATTGGTGGCGTGA
- a CDS encoding MBL fold metallo-hydrolase, protein MGAAEEQAVERALSRRLWRTAGVAALAGLAWVGRDVPAQLGGRLTGARAERAARSPRFRNGTFHNPTSTRTMVGDPGRNLLKELLFGKQKRRPGNAVPLLRPADPAPADRARELSIVWYGHASILIEIEGRRVLVDPVWSDRCSPSALIGPRRIHEPPVRLDELPRVDAIVISHDHYDHLDMATVLGLLTHQSAPFVVPLGVGAHLDRWGVPEERIVELDWSESHRVGELTLTATAAQHFSGRGLRRDGTLWSSWVVAGAQRKVFYTGDSGYFDGYARIGAEHGPFDVTLMQIGAYDRAWPSIHMFPEEAVAAHLDLRGDLFVPVHWATFNLALHDWSEPVDRLWAEAKARDVRLAVPRPGERVVVDDPPPVDGWWQAIA, encoded by the coding sequence ATGGGCGCAGCGGAGGAGCAGGCGGTCGAGCGGGCACTGAGCCGCCGGCTGTGGCGGACGGCCGGGGTCGCGGCCCTGGCCGGGCTGGCCTGGGTGGGCCGCGACGTGCCGGCGCAGCTCGGCGGCCGGCTCACCGGAGCGCGGGCCGAACGCGCCGCCCGCTCCCCCCGATTCCGGAACGGCACCTTCCACAACCCGACGAGCACCCGCACGATGGTCGGCGACCCGGGGCGCAACCTGCTCAAGGAGTTGCTCTTCGGCAAGCAGAAGCGGCGGCCCGGCAACGCCGTCCCGCTGCTGCGCCCGGCCGATCCGGCCCCGGCGGACCGCGCCCGCGAGCTGAGCATCGTCTGGTACGGCCACGCCTCGATCCTGATCGAGATCGAGGGGCGCCGGGTGCTGGTGGACCCGGTGTGGAGCGACCGCTGCTCCCCCTCCGCCCTGATCGGTCCGCGCCGCATCCACGAACCGCCGGTACGCCTCGACGAGCTGCCCCGCGTCGATGCGATCGTCATCTCGCACGACCACTACGACCACCTGGACATGGCCACCGTACTCGGGCTGCTCACCCACCAGTCCGCGCCGTTCGTCGTCCCGCTCGGGGTCGGCGCCCACCTGGACCGCTGGGGCGTGCCGGAGGAGCGGATCGTCGAGCTGGACTGGTCGGAGAGCCATCGGGTGGGCGAGCTGACCCTCACCGCCACCGCCGCCCAGCACTTCTCCGGCCGCGGGTTGCGCCGCGACGGCACCCTGTGGAGCTCCTGGGTGGTGGCCGGGGCGCAGCGGAAGGTCTTCTACACCGGCGACTCCGGCTACTTCGACGGCTACGCCCGGATCGGCGCCGAGCACGGCCCGTTCGACGTCACGCTGATGCAGATCGGGGCGTACGACCGGGCCTGGCCGAGCATCCACATGTTCCCGGAGGAGGCGGTCGCCGCCCACCTGGACCTGCGTGGCGACCTGTTCGTCCCGGTGCACTGGGCCACCTTCAACCTGGCCCTGCACGACTGGTCCGAGCCGGTGGACCGGCTCTGGGCCGAGGCCAAGGCCCGGGACGTCCGGCTGGCGGTGCCGCGTCCCGGCGAGCGGGTCGTGGTGGACGATCCGCCGCCGGTGGACGGCTGGTGGCAGGCCATCGCCTGA
- a CDS encoding deoxyguanosinetriphosphate triphosphohydrolase family protein: MDVPADPRTRRLFGGSARTLGDLAASPFRADRDRIVASPFFARLNGVTQVISPGGSGLLVHNRLTHSLKVAQVARAIAERLTADPAYRDLLDKLGGCDPDVVEAAALAHDLGHPPFGHLGERVLDRLARQRLGLPDGFEGNAQSYRIVTSTEIRGAATTGLDLTAAVRAALLKYPWTRLDHPDPHPRHLDPAPRGAAAPPDDPESGSVKFGAYRTELDDLRQAREPFAGRLPDWQQTPEASVMDTADDIAYAIHDVEDFYRVGVLQQGAVAAELMAWQRESGRFRAITDAALTAAGRRPGAAIERLRRQLHRKDAWIADDEAFAAAVEHVREELVDGLLALPFDGSIEAEQYVARFSARWSTRFVEAITVAPEPDVRSGHVLLAKAQWHEVQVLKFVHHRFVLARPDLALHQRGQARLLGALVEALWEWLLDPEEESRLPRRLHDLVELAEAELHPRTPDRIGRARGRAIVDFVAQLTDGQAVAMLDALSGRSGALWTDAFVL; the protein is encoded by the coding sequence ATGGATGTACCTGCGGATCCGCGGACCCGGCGGCTTTTCGGGGGCAGCGCCCGGACGCTGGGCGACCTGGCTGCCAGCCCGTTCCGGGCCGACCGGGACCGGATCGTCGCGTCGCCGTTCTTCGCCCGGCTGAACGGCGTGACCCAGGTGATCAGCCCGGGCGGGTCCGGGCTGCTGGTGCACAACCGGCTCACCCACAGCCTCAAGGTCGCCCAGGTGGCCCGGGCGATCGCCGAGCGACTCACCGCCGACCCGGCGTACCGCGACCTGTTGGACAAACTGGGCGGCTGCGACCCGGACGTGGTGGAGGCCGCCGCGCTGGCCCACGACCTCGGGCACCCGCCCTTCGGGCACCTGGGGGAGCGGGTGCTGGACCGGCTGGCCCGCCAGCGGCTCGGGCTGCCCGACGGCTTCGAGGGCAACGCCCAGTCGTACCGGATCGTCACCAGCACGGAGATCCGCGGCGCGGCGACGACTGGGCTGGACCTGACTGCGGCGGTCCGGGCGGCGCTGCTGAAGTATCCGTGGACCCGCCTGGACCACCCGGACCCGCACCCGCGGCACCTGGACCCGGCGCCGCGCGGCGCGGCGGCCCCGCCGGACGACCCGGAGAGCGGGTCGGTGAAGTTCGGCGCGTACCGGACCGAGCTGGACGACCTGCGGCAGGCCCGGGAGCCGTTCGCCGGGCGGCTCCCGGACTGGCAGCAGACCCCGGAGGCGTCGGTGATGGACACCGCCGACGACATCGCGTACGCCATCCACGACGTGGAGGACTTCTATCGGGTCGGGGTGCTCCAGCAGGGCGCGGTGGCCGCCGAGCTGATGGCCTGGCAGCGGGAGAGCGGACGGTTCCGCGCGATCACCGACGCGGCGCTGACCGCTGCCGGCCGGCGGCCGGGCGCGGCCATCGAGCGGCTCCGCCGCCAGCTGCACCGCAAGGACGCCTGGATCGCCGACGACGAGGCGTTCGCCGCCGCCGTGGAGCACGTCCGCGAGGAGCTGGTGGACGGGCTGCTGGCGCTGCCGTTCGACGGCTCGATCGAGGCGGAGCAGTACGTGGCGCGCTTCTCCGCCCGCTGGTCCACCCGGTTCGTCGAGGCGATCACCGTGGCACCGGAGCCGGACGTCCGCTCGGGCCACGTGCTGCTGGCCAAGGCGCAGTGGCACGAGGTGCAGGTGCTCAAGTTCGTCCACCACCGGTTCGTGCTGGCCCGCCCCGACCTGGCGCTGCACCAGCGGGGCCAGGCGCGGCTGCTCGGCGCACTGGTGGAGGCGCTCTGGGAGTGGCTGCTCGACCCGGAGGAGGAGTCCCGGCTGCCGCGCCGGCTGCACGACCTGGTCGAGCTGGCCGAGGCGGAGCTGCACCCGCGTACGCCGGACCGGATCGGTCGGGCCCGGGGCCGGGCGATCGTGGACTTCGTCGCCCAGCTCACCGACGGTCAGGCGGTGGCGATGCTGGACGCCCTCTCCGGCCGCTCCGGCGCCCTCTGGACCGACGCCTTCGTGCTCTGA